In the Terriglobales bacterium genome, one interval contains:
- a CDS encoding tetratricopeptide repeat protein yields MIIFCLTYLLLAMPSLQLTQSGSASGLPTSSPTSASEAKTKALYLKGETALQKGDLSTAEGAFQEIVAHNPADPGANANLGVIYMRRRNWPLALRYLQTARKLAPKVPGIRLNIGLAYYRQGNFASAVAPFQSVIQDQPDSLQARYLLGLCYFFTNRHSDAIEALDGLWPQENSNLTYLYVLGIAAHKAKRGEIEDRALGRLLEIGQDTPEFHLLMGKAYLNRQEDDKAIAELEQAAKVNPKLPFLHFNLGLALLRKQNYESARDEFLKDVAVEPDVAFNYDQLGLVYSYLGQDADAERNFQAALKRDPRLTSSHLGVAKLYQKKRQYPAALKALEEAGKLDPNSYNIHYLKGQVLRHMGRMQQAKVELDLASRMMNTRRSERQRELSGETIPDPQLSAPPE; encoded by the coding sequence ATGATCATATTCTGCCTCACATATTTGCTGCTAGCGATGCCCAGCTTGCAACTCACCCAATCAGGTAGCGCGAGTGGACTGCCCACAAGTTCTCCGACCAGTGCAAGTGAGGCAAAGACGAAGGCGCTCTATCTGAAAGGCGAGACCGCGTTACAAAAAGGGGACTTGAGTACTGCAGAGGGAGCATTCCAGGAGATCGTGGCCCATAACCCGGCCGATCCTGGGGCCAACGCCAATCTCGGCGTGATCTACATGCGACGACGGAATTGGCCATTGGCGCTGCGCTATCTTCAAACAGCGAGAAAGCTGGCGCCCAAAGTGCCGGGTATCCGGCTGAACATTGGGCTGGCTTATTACCGGCAAGGAAATTTCGCTTCTGCGGTTGCGCCGTTCCAGTCCGTGATCCAAGACCAACCCGACTCACTGCAGGCGCGCTACCTTTTGGGCCTCTGCTATTTCTTTACGAACCGACACAGCGATGCGATTGAGGCGCTCGATGGACTATGGCCGCAGGAGAATAGCAATCTGACGTACCTCTATGTGCTGGGAATCGCGGCGCACAAAGCAAAACGGGGCGAAATCGAGGACCGCGCACTCGGCCGCTTATTGGAAATTGGGCAGGATACGCCGGAGTTTCATCTTTTGATGGGCAAGGCCTATTTGAATCGCCAGGAGGACGACAAAGCGATCGCCGAACTGGAGCAAGCTGCCAAGGTCAATCCCAAACTGCCGTTCCTACACTTCAATTTGGGGCTGGCATTGCTTCGCAAGCAGAACTACGAGAGCGCTCGGGATGAGTTTCTTAAAGATGTTGCGGTGGAACCGGATGTGGCTTTTAATTACGACCAATTGGGATTGGTTTATTCCTATCTTGGTCAAGATGCCGACGCCGAACGCAATTTTCAGGCCGCGCTGAAGCGTGACCCTCGCCTCACCAGTTCTCATCTGGGAGTGGCGAAGCTCTACCAAAAGAAGAGACAGTATCCCGCTGCATTAAAGGCGCTGGAAGAAGCCGGCAAGCTGGATCCGAATAGCTACAACATCCATTACCTCAAGGGACAGGTGTTGCGGCACATGGGCAGAATGCAGCAGGCAAAGGTGGAACTCGACCTTGCTTCTCGAATGATGAACACGCGGCGCAGCGAACGCCAACGTGAACTGAGTGGTGAGACTATTCCCGATCCGCAGCTCTCGGCACCACCGGAATAG
- a CDS encoding M48 family metallopeptidase — translation MKCRALSLLTVLILSVSAFAANDDKKDSKDDSLPKEVQNGSLKDVSAIGNRNVGCGRGVGNWYSLDKQIAMGKQFAQQVESSSKLVSDPVVTEYVNRIGQNLVRNSDSKVPFTIKVIDSDQVNAFALPGGFFYVNSGLVLAADNEAELAGVMAHEIAHVAACHIAREQTRGQLANLASIPLIFVGGGIGYAIQNAAGLALPVTFMKFSRGFEAEADYLGVQYMYKAGYDPQSFTSFFEKIQALEKKKPGFLDKAFDSHPQTPARAAKSQEEIASILPARQQYIVNTSEFEDVKTRLNQIENRHKVDNQKDNNRPTLRRAQQQPDQKNPSGTDDGRPTLKRRTDSGM, via the coding sequence ATGAAATGCCGAGCCTTATCACTCCTTACCGTCCTCATCCTTAGTGTCAGTGCCTTTGCCGCGAATGACGACAAGAAAGACAGCAAGGACGACAGCCTGCCTAAAGAAGTTCAGAACGGCAGTCTGAAAGATGTGTCCGCCATCGGAAATCGCAATGTGGGATGCGGACGCGGTGTCGGCAATTGGTACAGCCTGGACAAGCAGATCGCCATGGGCAAGCAGTTCGCTCAGCAGGTTGAATCCTCGTCCAAGCTGGTGAGTGATCCTGTAGTGACGGAGTACGTGAATCGCATTGGGCAAAATCTGGTACGGAACTCCGATAGTAAGGTGCCATTCACAATTAAAGTGATTGATTCCGACCAGGTAAACGCTTTCGCGTTGCCCGGTGGTTTCTTCTATGTGAATTCTGGACTGGTTCTGGCCGCTGATAACGAGGCCGAACTTGCCGGAGTAATGGCGCATGAGATTGCCCACGTAGCGGCGTGCCACATTGCGCGCGAACAGACGCGCGGGCAGCTGGCTAACCTGGCCTCTATTCCGCTGATTTTTGTGGGAGGCGGAATCGGATATGCCATTCAGAATGCCGCCGGACTCGCCCTACCCGTAACCTTCATGAAATTCTCCCGTGGCTTTGAAGCGGAAGCTGACTACCTGGGCGTACAGTACATGTACAAAGCAGGATACGATCCGCAATCGTTTACTAGTTTTTTTGAGAAGATCCAGGCCCTGGAAAAGAAGAAGCCCGGATTTTTAGACAAGGCTTTCGATAGCCATCCCCAGACGCCGGCCCGGGCCGCCAAATCCCAAGAGGAGATCGCGAGCATCCTGCCGGCGCGCCAGCAATACATTGTGAACACCTCGGAGTTCGAGGATGTGAAGACGCGGCTCAACCAAATTGAAAACCGCCATAAGGTTGATAATCAGAAAGACAATAATCGGCCGACGCTGCGAAGGGCGCAGCAGCAACCCGACCAGAAGAACCCGAGCGGGACCGATGATGGCCGGCCGACGCTCAAGCGACGCACCGACAGCGGAATGTAA
- a CDS encoding divalent metal cation transporter produces MDWRKPQRKPAHGSSQLRGKVVPFQGETKPPGTKPQSGWRAWLSRIAPGIVTGASDLDPSAVVTATVIGAAFWFSLLWLVVLCVPFLLAIFSVTARVGVQTRKGLFDLLRVHYGRKLSIVAAALTITSSMAVIIADLMAVSDAFSIFIDVPRTFLVGAIAFSVWYILIFRDYRRITQALVWFSLPLYVYVLAAILMKPSISQLLWHSLVPHLPQNGHLLDGVIAIFGSLLTPYILLWQASSRTDPEHEPHQADAYAATLISGLLFFSVMVCAASVLHLKEPIDMTTRQAAEALSPAVGGYGKFVFALGIIGSGLVALPVLVGSMCYDVAQSLGWEYGLSSFPWHAKRFYLLISGAMIAATIANFTPINPVKALYWSMILAGILTVPTLAFILVVSNDTRIVRTKNTVWQNFAIGAAAGGCAAATLLYLGRVVLHL; encoded by the coding sequence GTGGACTGGCGAAAACCTCAAAGAAAACCTGCGCACGGTAGTTCTCAGCTCCGTGGCAAAGTCGTCCCTTTTCAAGGAGAAACCAAACCTCCAGGGACTAAGCCTCAGAGCGGATGGAGAGCGTGGTTATCCAGAATCGCCCCGGGAATCGTAACCGGCGCATCTGACCTCGATCCTTCGGCGGTTGTCACTGCTACCGTAATTGGAGCGGCTTTTTGGTTCTCTTTACTTTGGCTGGTTGTGCTTTGCGTCCCTTTCCTGCTCGCTATCTTCTCTGTCACAGCCCGTGTGGGCGTTCAAACCCGTAAGGGTTTATTCGATCTCCTGCGTGTGCACTACGGACGAAAGCTTTCGATTGTGGCGGCGGCCCTCACCATCACCAGCAGTATGGCAGTGATTATTGCCGATTTGATGGCAGTGTCTGACGCATTTTCGATATTTATTGATGTGCCCAGGACCTTCTTGGTAGGCGCGATTGCCTTTTCAGTGTGGTACATCCTGATCTTCCGCGATTACCGGAGAATCACCCAGGCCCTGGTCTGGTTTTCACTGCCCCTCTACGTCTATGTACTGGCGGCGATTCTCATGAAACCCAGCATTTCTCAGTTGCTGTGGCATAGTCTTGTGCCCCATCTTCCCCAAAACGGGCACCTGCTGGACGGAGTGATTGCCATCTTCGGCTCATTACTGACTCCCTACATTCTGCTTTGGCAGGCAAGTTCACGGACCGATCCCGAACACGAGCCCCATCAAGCGGACGCATATGCTGCGACCCTGATCAGCGGGCTGCTCTTTTTCTCGGTGATGGTCTGCGCTGCGTCGGTGCTGCACCTGAAGGAGCCGATTGACATGACCACGCGCCAGGCGGCTGAAGCGCTGAGCCCCGCGGTTGGCGGCTACGGCAAGTTTGTTTTTGCGCTTGGGATTATCGGTTCTGGGTTGGTTGCGCTTCCAGTCCTTGTGGGTTCTATGTGTTATGACGTAGCTCAGAGCCTGGGCTGGGAATATGGACTGAGTTCGTTTCCATGGCATGCCAAGAGGTTCTACCTGCTCATATCGGGAGCGATGATTGCCGCAACCATCGCAAACTTCACCCCGATAAACCCCGTGAAAGCCCTCTATTGGTCAATGATCCTGGCGGGAATACTAACAGTCCCTACGTTAGCCTTTATTCTGGTGGTGTCAAACGACACCCGCATCGTTCGCACCAAGAATACAGTTTGGCAAAACTTCGCGATAGGGGCCGCTGCTGGCGGTTGTGCCGCGGCAACTCTGTTATACCTCGGCCGCGTGGTGCTGCACTTATAG
- a CDS encoding S8 family peptidase: MRSKHIKFGNLVGRTLTAILIVLLSITSLHGSTVSDSTSVSLINGAKISPKVSSKISPDLLERIQSVTLDTRINIIVRYRWAPRQEQYDNVREHGGRVHRRLHSIKSAALSLPAGAILILAKQAEVEYITLDRPVAMSLDYVTKAVNADIAWSYGLDGSGIGIAIIDSGVYSHPDLNTADGSGSRIVYSESFVPNDANPDDAYGHGTHVAGIAAGDGQSSVNGYKGEYRGIAPNANIINLRVLDANGRGTDSGVVSAIQRAIELQAQFNIRIINLSLGRRVFESYTLDPLCQAVEQAWKAGIVVVVAAGNYGRDNSLGTRGYATIAAPGNDPYVITVGATNTMNTYSRADDTIASYSSKGPSLFDHVVKPDLVAPGNTVVSLGDPGATLESTYPKLNIFPCNAFGQCNSTVGPSQYFRLSGTSMATPVVSGAAALMIQQDPTLTPDLIKARMMKTAYKFFSNFSVGMDHYGYSYSSQSDLFTYGAGYLDIPAALNNKDSGAGLALSPYVVYNPITHTVTLKYPNTVPQGTSVLWGTSVVWGTSVVWGSNMFVGASSVLWGSSVVWGTDTNSAFSVIWGTSVIWGTSDTSAFSADDGDCPIDPVTGLAVCQ; the protein is encoded by the coding sequence ATGCGGAGCAAGCACATTAAATTCGGAAATCTAGTCGGGCGGACGCTGACGGCAATCTTGATCGTCCTGCTGAGCATTACCTCGTTACACGGGAGTACGGTAAGCGACTCTACATCGGTGTCGCTAATCAACGGCGCGAAGATATCACCCAAAGTTTCCTCAAAGATCTCGCCCGACCTCTTGGAGAGGATCCAGAGCGTAACTCTGGACACACGGATCAACATCATCGTCCGGTACCGGTGGGCTCCGCGGCAGGAGCAGTATGACAATGTTCGGGAGCACGGCGGGAGAGTCCACCGGCGTCTGCACTCGATCAAATCTGCGGCCCTGAGTCTTCCGGCGGGAGCCATCCTGATCCTGGCTAAGCAAGCGGAAGTCGAATACATCACGTTGGACCGCCCGGTTGCGATGTCATTGGATTACGTTACCAAGGCAGTGAATGCCGATATCGCCTGGTCCTATGGCCTCGACGGCAGCGGCATAGGTATTGCCATCATCGATAGCGGAGTTTACTCACATCCCGATTTGAACACCGCCGATGGCAGCGGTTCACGCATTGTTTACAGCGAGAGTTTCGTTCCGAACGATGCCAACCCCGACGACGCCTATGGGCACGGGACTCACGTTGCCGGAATCGCCGCGGGAGATGGCCAGAGCTCTGTTAATGGCTATAAGGGCGAGTATCGCGGCATCGCTCCCAACGCAAACATTATCAATCTGCGGGTGCTGGATGCGAACGGCAGAGGCACCGACAGCGGTGTAGTGTCTGCCATTCAGAGGGCAATCGAACTGCAGGCCCAGTTCAACATCCGCATCATTAATCTTTCTCTGGGACGCAGAGTCTTCGAGAGTTACACGCTGGATCCGCTTTGCCAGGCGGTAGAACAGGCCTGGAAGGCGGGCATCGTAGTGGTGGTGGCAGCCGGCAATTATGGGCGTGACAATTCCCTGGGCACGCGAGGGTATGCGACGATCGCAGCGCCGGGAAATGATCCCTACGTGATTACTGTCGGCGCCACCAACACGATGAACACGTATTCCCGTGCCGATGACACCATTGCCAGCTACAGTTCCAAGGGCCCGTCATTGTTTGACCATGTCGTAAAGCCCGACTTGGTCGCGCCCGGAAACACAGTGGTTTCGCTGGGTGATCCAGGAGCAACCCTGGAGAGTACATATCCCAAGCTCAACATCTTCCCCTGCAATGCATTTGGACAGTGCAACAGTACCGTCGGTCCTTCGCAGTACTTCCGTCTGAGCGGGACCAGCATGGCGACACCGGTTGTCTCAGGTGCTGCCGCGCTCATGATTCAACAGGACCCGACCCTTACACCGGACTTGATCAAAGCCCGGATGATGAAGACGGCGTATAAGTTCTTTTCGAACTTCAGTGTGGGCATGGATCACTACGGCTATAGCTATAGCAGCCAGAGCGATCTTTTTACTTACGGTGCGGGCTATCTGGACATCCCTGCCGCGCTGAACAACAAGGACAGCGGCGCCGGATTGGCATTATCGCCTTACGTCGTGTACAACCCAATCACGCACACAGTGACCTTGAAATACCCCAACACCGTGCCGCAGGGTACGTCCGTGCTGTGGGGAACCTCGGTGGTTTGGGGCACTTCAGTAGTGTGGGGAAGCAATATGTTCGTGGGCGCCTCCTCGGTCCTCTGGGGATCATCGGTGGTATGGGGCACGGATACCAACTCAGCCTTCAGCGTCATATGGGGAACCAGCGTCATTTGGGGCACAAGCGATACCTCGGCATTCAGTGCCGACGACGGCGATTGCCCGATTGATCCAGTTACGGGCCTGGCGGTGTGCCAATGA
- a CDS encoding 2'-deoxycytidine 5'-triphosphate deaminase: protein MAPGLFPELERTDVATSKTGVLPSQDIRALIEAGRVRAYTEIKEEQIQPASLDLRIGEVAHRVQASFLPGPSCTVEQKIQDLRMARIDLTKTSVLETGCVYIVPLMEELNLPASISARANPKSSTGRLDIFTRLIADYGTEFEEVPEGYTGKLYAEIVPRTFAIIVRAGMRLSQLRFLRGNPLSGDRAIYALDEEKSLVYLGDEKSPTKALIDRGLRVSVNLQPHEPTEVIAYKAKRNAPAIDLEKINYYSPEEFWDAKRQPSKNRLILDPGDFYILASKEKVRVPPEFAAEMVPFDPSVGEFRIHYAGFFDPGFGYGLSDIKGTPAVLEVRAHDVPFLLEDGQIVGRLTYMRLLSLPEKIYGTNIGSSYQRQSLTLSKHFKKTS from the coding sequence GTGGCACCCGGTCTTTTCCCTGAACTAGAGCGCACCGATGTGGCAACATCCAAGACGGGAGTCCTGCCTTCGCAGGACATAAGAGCTCTCATTGAGGCAGGGCGGGTTCGCGCGTACACCGAGATAAAAGAAGAGCAGATTCAACCAGCCAGCTTGGATTTGCGCATTGGAGAAGTGGCGCACCGTGTCCAGGCCAGTTTCCTGCCGGGCCCCTCCTGCACGGTTGAGCAGAAGATTCAAGATCTGCGGATGGCCAGAATTGATCTGACTAAAACATCGGTGCTGGAGACGGGCTGCGTTTACATTGTGCCGCTCATGGAGGAGCTAAATCTGCCGGCCAGCATCTCCGCCAGGGCAAACCCCAAAAGTTCCACCGGTCGGCTGGATATTTTTACGCGGCTGATTGCCGACTACGGAACTGAATTCGAAGAAGTCCCCGAGGGTTATACCGGCAAGCTGTACGCGGAGATTGTTCCGCGAACCTTCGCCATCATCGTGCGGGCCGGCATGAGGCTAAGCCAGCTGCGTTTTCTGCGTGGCAATCCGCTTAGTGGCGATCGCGCAATTTATGCGTTGGATGAGGAGAAATCGTTGGTGTATCTGGGCGATGAAAAGAGTCCCACGAAGGCTTTGATTGATCGAGGCTTGCGAGTTTCCGTGAATTTGCAGCCCCATGAACCGACGGAAGTGATTGCTTATAAGGCGAAGAGAAACGCTCCCGCCATTGATCTGGAGAAGATCAACTACTACTCGCCAGAAGAATTCTGGGATGCAAAACGCCAGCCTAGCAAAAATCGGCTGATCCTTGATCCGGGAGACTTTTACATTCTGGCATCGAAGGAAAAAGTGCGGGTGCCACCGGAGTTCGCGGCGGAGATGGTGCCCTTTGACCCCTCAGTCGGTGAGTTCCGCATTCACTATGCAGGATTTTTTGACCCTGGATTTGGATACGGACTCAGCGACATCAAAGGGACGCCCGCCGTGTTGGAGGTAAGGGCGCACGATGTGCCGTTCCTCCTGGAAGATGGGCAGATCGTCGGCCGCCTTACCTATATGCGATTGTTGAGTCTGCCGGAGAAAATTTACGGAACCAACATCGGCTCATCGTATCAGCGGCAGAGCCTTACCCTCAGCAAGCATTTCAAGAAGACGAGTTGA
- a CDS encoding sigma-70 family RNA polymerase sigma factor, with product MPLADAKSRATPLAMSGVPFASSRARNPNITVPVDHTSLVREAQSGNIAAFEELVRSYDQAVLRLALHVTGSEHDAQDIYQDAFLRVYQNLSTFRFECSFYTWVYRIVTNLCLDYIRRRQNRLKHVTVTVSPDGEESDVMDRVPDRRPGSNPDRELMNHELRGYISRALAKLSPRERMVFELRHYHGLKLRTVAGMLKTSEGTAKNILFRATHKLRGDLAEVR from the coding sequence ATGCCCCTTGCTGATGCCAAATCGAGGGCCACCCCGCTGGCTATGTCCGGTGTGCCCTTTGCATCTTCTCGAGCACGCAACCCGAACATCACTGTGCCCGTGGACCACACCTCGCTGGTTCGCGAGGCGCAGTCGGGGAATATTGCGGCCTTTGAAGAACTGGTGCGCAGCTACGATCAGGCTGTGCTCCGGCTCGCGCTGCATGTCACCGGTTCGGAGCACGACGCCCAGGACATTTATCAGGATGCATTTCTGCGCGTTTACCAGAATCTTTCCACTTTTCGCTTTGAGTGCTCGTTTTACACCTGGGTTTATCGCATCGTGACCAATTTGTGCCTGGATTACATACGCCGGCGGCAGAACCGTCTGAAGCATGTCACGGTCACTGTCTCTCCCGATGGTGAAGAAAGCGATGTGATGGATCGCGTTCCGGATCGCCGGCCCGGAAGCAATCCCGACCGTGAGTTGATGAACCACGAGCTACGCGGTTACATCAGCCGCGCCCTGGCAAAACTCTCCCCCCGCGAAAGAATGGTATTTGAACTCCGGCACTATCACGGGCTCAAGCTGCGCACTGTCGCCGGCATGTTAAAGACCAGCGAGGGCACCGCCAAGAACATCCTGTTCCGCGCTACTCATAAGTTGCGGGGTGATCTGGCTGAGGTGCGGTAA
- a CDS encoding PP2C family protein-serine/threonine phosphatase produces MGEFLQERRIQYTRQHSSVALGVARRGAASPAHKQTLLHHNQALEAELTTLRSERDTLARAVAEAAQVQRKLSAPRYFRHADFDIAGEIFPVNQVSGDLLASFEVGNQMLLAIGDIAGKSFFAGMWFAHIMGLIRLFAGSLADPAAIAAEMNRQLSALQPEPPMTTLFLALLDAATGELIYCNAGHPPPLLLRRDGTAEWLQTGGPLLGAVPGVPFANGHVVLSHADTLVGYSDGIVECRDADGENFDQPQLVAAARKSAVSESTTRSADSILFSVLGAAQDFAGGHPCADDITLMVVHRLEETGTLSVG; encoded by the coding sequence GTGGGCGAATTTTTGCAGGAACGGCGGATCCAGTACACGCGGCAGCATTCATCAGTAGCGCTGGGAGTCGCGCGGCGTGGGGCCGCATCCCCAGCTCACAAGCAGACGCTACTCCACCACAATCAGGCGCTGGAGGCGGAACTCACCACCCTGCGAAGCGAGCGCGATACCTTGGCACGCGCGGTCGCAGAGGCCGCTCAAGTGCAGCGCAAGCTGAGTGCTCCTCGTTATTTTCGTCACGCCGATTTCGACATCGCGGGAGAGATCTTCCCTGTAAACCAGGTCTCTGGCGACTTGCTGGCCAGCTTTGAAGTCGGAAACCAAATGCTGCTTGCGATCGGCGACATTGCGGGCAAAAGTTTCTTTGCGGGCATGTGGTTCGCTCACATCATGGGGCTCATTCGCTTGTTCGCCGGATCGCTAGCAGACCCGGCGGCCATTGCCGCGGAAATGAACCGGCAACTATCAGCACTGCAACCAGAGCCACCCATGACCACGCTTTTCCTGGCGCTGCTGGATGCAGCAACCGGTGAGCTTATCTATTGCAATGCTGGCCATCCCCCTCCGCTTCTTCTGCGCCGCGACGGCACCGCCGAATGGTTGCAAACCGGCGGACCCTTGCTCGGCGCGGTTCCCGGCGTTCCGTTCGCAAACGGACACGTTGTGCTCAGCCATGCAGACACACTAGTGGGGTATTCCGACGGGATCGTCGAATGTCGCGACGCTGACGGCGAAAATTTTGACCAACCGCAACTTGTGGCCGCGGCCCGCAAGTCTGCAGTCAGCGAGTCGACTACCCGGTCTGCTGACTCCATTCTGTTTTCCGTGTTGGGAGCCGCCCAGGATTTCGCCGGCGGTCACCCTTGTGCCGATGACATTACTTTGATGGTCGTACACCGTCTGGAGGAGACCGGAACGCTTTCGGTCGGATGA
- a CDS encoding response regulator transcription factor: protein MAKILIVEDEPNMVAGLRDNFEYEGYEVITAGDGVDGLERALKDSPDILVLDVMMPRMSGLDVCKQLKAKRPSLPIIMLTARGQEVDKVVGLELGADDYVTKPFSIRELLARVKAVLRRSQGAAKGGENHSFGDVDVNVRSCRVLRAGKPLEFSAKEFELLKYFLSHPGETLSRDRLLEEVWGYDKFPTTRTVDAHIVRLRQKLEAKPEEPRFILTVHGVGYKFVG, encoded by the coding sequence ATGGCAAAAATTCTCATCGTTGAAGATGAGCCAAACATGGTTGCCGGCTTGCGCGACAACTTCGAGTACGAAGGTTACGAAGTAATTACTGCGGGAGACGGCGTGGATGGCTTGGAGCGTGCGCTCAAAGATTCCCCGGACATTCTTGTGCTCGACGTCATGATGCCCCGGATGAGCGGGCTCGACGTTTGCAAGCAGCTCAAGGCCAAACGCCCTTCGTTGCCCATCATCATGCTGACTGCCCGAGGTCAGGAAGTAGACAAAGTTGTCGGCCTCGAACTCGGCGCCGACGATTACGTAACCAAGCCGTTTTCTATCCGCGAGCTGTTGGCGCGAGTCAAAGCTGTTCTTCGCCGCAGCCAGGGAGCCGCCAAAGGCGGTGAGAATCATTCCTTCGGCGATGTTGACGTCAACGTGCGCAGCTGCCGGGTCCTGCGCGCCGGAAAGCCGCTTGAATTTTCGGCGAAAGAATTTGAGCTGCTTAAGTATTTTCTGTCTCATCCCGGCGAGACCCTCAGCCGTGATCGTTTGCTGGAAGAGGTCTGGGGCTATGACAAGTTCCCCACAACTCGCACGGTGGACGCGCATATTGTCCGCCTGCGGCAGAAGCTGGAAGCCAAGCCGGAGGAACCTCGATTCATCCTTACAGTTCACGGCGTTGGATACAAATTTGTAGGTTGA
- a CDS encoding HAMP domain-containing sensor histidine kinase, with translation MKKRMPGKQPTRMVLMLMLAVVLPAAGLIGFSVLHLASIQRNSGIEALFQRDFYHTLGISEKQINHKAFDMIDGLRRQFPNPGTACESSLDQLLEKNSFAAHLFVYNPERGLVYRSQPARMNDPEFRSEREQVQELAGWIKGGYESMIKEFEKMDEKGKLPVYFDHMMVSRGEKHHYISVAWFLVPPSPGVTPSIGAMAFDADFLRDHFFPEMLNSLLTENAGQDRNHAVMMVHVKGDSSPTAVSAEWDGGYPEVERPLDGAFPGMILGIKLRGTTLAALGQHFIRTEFLILSVLSLLMAGGIVLTYRNVNKEMALARLKSDFVSNVSHELRTPLALIRLYAETLEMGRLTNKEKFEEYYRIIRKESERLTALINNILDFSRIEAGRKEYDFRDTDIAELVRNTLESYRYQIEQNGFAFQENIADDVPPVKVDREAIARSLLNLVNNALKYSQKDKFLNVNLYRENGSVKLEVVDHGIGIPKSEQHKIFEKFYRVGDPLVHTTKGSGLGLSLVRHIVHAHGGDVSVESAPGQGSKFTIVLPVDSEGINARTASA, from the coding sequence ATGAAGAAACGGATGCCGGGGAAACAGCCCACCCGAATGGTGCTGATGTTGATGTTGGCCGTCGTACTGCCCGCGGCCGGTTTGATTGGTTTCAGCGTGCTTCATTTGGCGTCCATTCAGCGCAACAGCGGAATCGAAGCCCTTTTTCAACGCGACTTTTATCATACCCTCGGCATCTCGGAAAAACAGATCAATCACAAAGCGTTCGACATGATTGATGGCCTCAGGCGTCAGTTTCCTAATCCAGGAACGGCTTGCGAGAGTTCTCTCGACCAGTTGCTGGAGAAAAATTCATTCGCAGCACACTTATTCGTTTATAACCCGGAACGTGGGTTAGTCTACCGCTCCCAGCCGGCTCGTATGAACGATCCGGAATTTCGTTCCGAGCGCGAGCAAGTGCAAGAACTTGCCGGATGGATTAAGGGCGGCTATGAATCCATGATCAAAGAATTCGAGAAGATGGATGAGAAGGGAAAGCTGCCAGTCTATTTCGACCACATGATGGTTAGCCGCGGCGAAAAACACCACTATATTTCCGTGGCTTGGTTCCTTGTGCCCCCATCACCGGGTGTGACCCCCTCGATTGGAGCCATGGCGTTTGACGCTGACTTCCTGCGTGATCATTTCTTCCCGGAGATGCTGAATAGCCTTTTAACAGAGAACGCCGGGCAGGACAGAAATCATGCAGTGATGATGGTGCACGTGAAGGGCGATTCGTCCCCGACAGCAGTCTCCGCAGAATGGGATGGCGGCTACCCTGAAGTAGAACGGCCGCTCGACGGAGCGTTTCCGGGAATGATCCTCGGCATCAAGTTACGCGGTACCACCCTGGCGGCACTGGGCCAACATTTTATACGTACCGAGTTTCTGATCCTCTCCGTCCTTTCGCTATTGATGGCAGGAGGAATTGTTCTGACGTATCGCAATGTCAACAAAGAGATGGCGTTGGCCCGCCTCAAGTCCGATTTTGTGTCCAATGTTTCCCACGAACTGCGAACTCCTCTGGCGCTGATACGCCTCTATGCAGAAACTTTGGAAATGGGCCGCCTCACGAACAAAGAGAAGTTTGAGGAGTACTACCGCATTATCCGCAAAGAAAGCGAGCGTCTCACCGCACTGATCAACAATATTCTCGACTTTTCACGTATCGAGGCCGGCCGCAAAGAGTACGACTTTCGCGACACCGATATCGCCGAGCTGGTGCGCAACACACTCGAATCTTATCGCTACCAGATCGAGCAAAACGGCTTCGCATTTCAGGAGAACATCGCAGACGATGTTCCTCCGGTCAAAGTCGACCGCGAAGCGATTGCCCGCTCCTTGTTGAATCTGGTCAACAACGCCTTAAAGTACTCGCAGAAAGATAAATTCCTGAATGTGAATCTCTATCGCGAAAACGGTTCCGTCAAATTGGAAGTGGTTGACCACGGAATTGGCATTCCAAAATCTGAGCAGCACAAGATTTTTGAGAAATTCTACCGAGTCGGCGATCCGCTGGTTCACACAACCAAAGGGAGCGGTCTGGGACTCTCGCTGGTTCGTCATATTGTTCATGCTCATGGAGGAGATGTTTCCGTCGAGAGCGCGCCCGGCCAAGGCAGCAAGTTCACTATCGTTTTGCCGGTGGATTCGGAGGGCATCAATGCCAGGACAGCATCCGCATAG